In a single window of the Desulfovibrio mangrovi genome:
- the dapA gene encoding 4-hydroxy-tetrahydrodipicolinate synthase, translated as MQFTGAFTALVTPFKNGVVDEERYRELIEWQIEQGINGVVPCGTTGESATLSHEEHREVIRICVDQAKKRVPVLAGAGSNNTKEAIDLTRFAKEAGADGALLITPYYNKPTQEGLYQHFKAIAAEVDMPFILYNVPGRTGTNMLPCTLARLFKDIPQVKGVKEATANLTQVSDIIEQCGPDFQVLSGDDFTVLPLLSLGGCGVISVVSNIIPDKMAGLCKAFKDGDIATARKLHFDMQGLCRAMFIETNPIPVKTSLAMMGKISLEMRLPLVPLMEQNEKTLRSCLQSKGLL; from the coding sequence ATGCAATTTACGGGTGCGTTTACGGCGCTGGTGACTCCGTTCAAGAACGGCGTCGTTGATGAGGAGCGATACAGGGAATTAATCGAGTGGCAGATTGAACAGGGTATCAACGGCGTTGTTCCCTGTGGCACGACTGGTGAATCCGCCACGCTTTCCCATGAGGAACACCGCGAGGTCATCCGCATTTGCGTTGACCAAGCGAAAAAGCGCGTACCGGTTCTGGCCGGCGCAGGTTCCAACAACACCAAAGAAGCCATCGACCTCACCAGATTTGCCAAAGAGGCCGGAGCAGACGGCGCGCTCCTCATCACGCCTTACTACAACAAACCCACGCAGGAAGGGCTCTATCAGCACTTCAAGGCCATTGCCGCCGAAGTGGATATGCCCTTCATTCTCTACAATGTTCCCGGCCGCACCGGCACCAACATGCTGCCCTGCACTCTTGCCCGTCTGTTCAAAGACATTCCCCAGGTCAAAGGGGTAAAGGAAGCCACGGCAAATCTGACGCAGGTTTCCGACATCATTGAACAATGCGGCCCAGACTTTCAGGTGCTTTCCGGTGATGACTTCACCGTGCTGCCGCTGCTGTCTCTGGGGGGCTGCGGGGTCATCTCCGTGGTGTCCAACATCATTCCCGACAAGATGGCGGGGCTGTGCAAGGCCTTCAAGGATGGCGACATCGCCACTGCACGCAAGCTGCACTTCGACATGCAGGGACTGTGCAGGGCCATGTTCATTGAGACCAACCCGATTCCCGTAAAGACCTCGCTGGCCATGATGGGCAAGATCAGCCTTGAGATGCGTCTCCCGCTGGTTCCCCTCATGGAACAGAACGAAAAGACTCTTCGCAGCTGCCTACAGTCCAAGGGACTTCTCTAA
- a CDS encoding GGDEF domain-containing protein, with translation MQKTKTYGGRDIPEDLRPLSGELESLRQILLQLAKERTSGQTSGLIAVTRMFNGITIEQWKQVAQKHGLQEWFALSLDESSHLNLSHLLQALEDLAHQSEHDPLTGLENRRAFNRKLQIEAERVDRSNGTVSLACIDIDNFKNVNDTYGHPCGDEVLCGLAEVLSETKRVYDVAARLGGEEFALLLPGASALKAKSMVERVLLRFSEQLFGCEPHAPFSCTFSAGVSCMSGRGTTTPAMLMELADKALYEAKTSGKNCVHVARQQPDFEYDRSTMVHSNEKQFLFSGTE, from the coding sequence ATGCAGAAAACTAAGACATACGGCGGAAGGGATATTCCGGAAGACCTGCGCCCCCTGTCTGGCGAACTGGAATCGTTGCGCCAAATTTTGCTGCAACTTGCCAAGGAACGCACGTCCGGACAGACCTCAGGCCTCATTGCCGTCACACGCATGTTCAACGGCATAACCATTGAGCAGTGGAAACAGGTAGCCCAGAAGCACGGCCTGCAGGAATGGTTTGCCCTGTCGCTGGACGAGTCTTCCCATCTGAACCTGAGCCATCTGCTTCAGGCGTTGGAAGACCTTGCGCACCAGTCGGAACATGATCCGCTGACGGGCCTTGAAAACCGACGGGCATTCAACCGCAAGCTTCAGATCGAAGCTGAACGTGTTGACCGGAGCAACGGCACGGTGAGCCTTGCCTGCATCGACATAGACAACTTCAAAAACGTGAACGACACCTATGGTCATCCTTGCGGAGACGAAGTGCTCTGCGGCCTGGCCGAAGTACTGTCTGAGACCAAACGGGTCTACGATGTTGCGGCGCGGCTCGGCGGAGAGGAATTCGCCCTGCTGCTTCCCGGTGCCTCCGCCCTCAAGGCGAAGTCGATGGTTGAACGTGTCTTGCTGCGTTTCAGCGAGCAGCTCTTCGGCTGCGAGCCCCACGCCCCCTTCTCCTGTACCTTCTCCGCCGGCGTTTCCTGCATGAGCGGACGGGGCACCACTACGCCTGCCATGCTGATGGAGCTGGCCGACAAGGCCCTTTATGAAGCGAAGACCAGCGGCAAGAACTGCGTACATGTTGCCCGCCAGCAGCCGGACTTCGAATACGATCGATCCACCATGGTACACTCCAACGAGAAACAGTTCCTGTTTTCCGGGACTGAATAG
- a CDS encoding ATP-binding protein produces the protein MHVYTLTTKAHLDASRTLTKGAVAVLKDYIFSEEVLHSLDLLLTEAVANCARHAYRNMEVGNVEIVLDIDPGHSIACSISDWGIGFSQDGTDFTNPELSKPEAEGGRGLFIISSLASEFSLNEQDGKNTVHALLTIPRGLWIR, from the coding sequence ATGCATGTGTACACACTTACAACAAAGGCCCATCTGGACGCTTCACGCACTTTGACCAAGGGCGCCGTGGCCGTTTTGAAAGATTACATTTTCAGTGAAGAGGTGCTGCATTCGCTGGATTTGCTCCTTACAGAAGCCGTTGCAAATTGTGCACGCCATGCATACCGGAACATGGAGGTTGGCAACGTGGAGATTGTACTCGACATAGATCCGGGACACTCCATTGCTTGCAGCATATCGGACTGGGGAATCGGCTTTTCCCAAGACGGAACTGATTTTACCAACCCGGAGCTATCAAAACCTGAGGCCGAAGGGGGACGCGGCCTTTTCATCATCTCTTCGCTTGCAAGCGAATTCAGCCTGAACGAGCAAGACGGCAAGAATACGGTGCATGCATTGTTAACCATTCCGAGGGGCCTATGGATTCGTTAA
- the dapF gene encoding diaminopimelate epimerase yields MNRNMKAVPIHKMQGCGNDFVFIDNRELKLPVSAMADWAKKVCRRAFGVGADGLVFLEEAPEASVDYRWHFYNADGSRAEMCGNASRCAGLLAVKLGFAGPIHTFGSDAGPIRAEVDVDNCEVKVQLTPPKGLELNKPIDMPGMEGTIHFVNTGVPHAVYIHDNAAGLDVKTLGAHVRYHAAFAPAGTNANFVTVLDKKNIHLRTYERGVEDETYACGTGAAAGVVVTSALGLTEESVNVRSSGGEILGISIEDGCVYLKGKALNVYSGEMYLEALGLTLS; encoded by the coding sequence GTGAACAGGAACATGAAAGCAGTCCCCATCCATAAAATGCAGGGCTGCGGCAACGACTTCGTGTTCATTGACAACAGAGAGCTTAAGCTGCCCGTGTCAGCGATGGCGGATTGGGCGAAAAAGGTCTGCCGCCGTGCCTTTGGAGTTGGAGCCGACGGCCTCGTCTTTCTTGAAGAGGCCCCTGAAGCTTCTGTCGATTACCGTTGGCATTTCTACAACGCCGATGGTTCACGCGCAGAAATGTGCGGCAACGCATCCCGCTGTGCCGGTCTTCTGGCCGTAAAGCTGGGATTCGCCGGCCCCATTCACACCTTCGGCTCCGATGCGGGCCCCATCCGCGCCGAAGTGGATGTCGATAACTGCGAGGTCAAGGTCCAGCTTACCCCTCCCAAGGGGCTGGAGCTCAACAAGCCCATCGACATGCCCGGCATGGAAGGCACCATCCACTTCGTGAACACCGGCGTGCCCCATGCCGTATACATTCACGACAACGCAGCCGGACTGGACGTGAAAACGCTGGGAGCGCACGTGCGTTACCACGCGGCGTTCGCCCCTGCGGGAACCAATGCGAACTTTGTGACCGTGCTGGACAAAAAGAACATTCATCTGCGCACCTATGAGCGCGGGGTGGAAGACGAAACCTACGCATGCGGCACAGGTGCCGCAGCGGGCGTTGTCGTCACCAGCGCGCTCGGCCTGACCGAGGAATCCGTGAACGTACGCAGCTCAGGCGGCGAGATTCTCGGCATTTCCATTGAAGACGGCTGCGTCTACCTTAAAGGCAAAGCGCTGAATGTGTATTCCGGCGAAATGTATCTTGAGGCCCTTGGCCTCACCCTATCCTAA
- a CDS encoding SpoIIE family protein phosphatase, whose product MTENATPKSTILIADDSRLTRASLKAMLGSSRILHEAETGVATLSSYLAHKPDIILLDLQMPEENGLNVIQTIRQEYNDTDTFIIVLTGEEDPQLHALSLHTGANDFLQKPFSNAELLARICVAERQTTITRQLRQYSLKIRQEIELVAHLQQKLLPDKSPLIPGIRIESIYNPSGHASGDYYDYFTLPDNRTLRAIIADVSGHGARAAFIMGIVRTLFRLTQSRSMPLNDTILLINKHLLDTIGTEVDFVTLFCIDLDTQNNTLEYINAGHCPAILRHSDGETEILHSNIPLLGFFDIQPESLQCRFEQGDRLLMYTDGFFDWQMPDGELFTLSHFLELVSDLMSVQSDYVDSLQNSLTLEAGGKQNFRDDVTALWIAMG is encoded by the coding sequence ATGACGGAAAACGCAACTCCCAAATCCACGATTCTTATCGCAGATGATTCGCGACTGACTCGTGCATCTCTCAAGGCGATGCTCGGGAGTTCGAGAATCCTGCATGAAGCGGAAACGGGAGTTGCAACGCTGAGCAGCTATCTGGCGCACAAGCCGGACATCATTCTGCTCGACCTGCAGATGCCCGAAGAGAACGGCCTGAATGTTATCCAGACAATCCGTCAGGAGTACAACGATACCGACACGTTCATCATCGTACTGACAGGCGAGGAAGATCCACAGCTGCATGCACTGTCACTGCACACAGGGGCTAACGACTTTTTGCAGAAGCCCTTCAGCAATGCAGAGCTCCTTGCCCGCATATGTGTCGCCGAGCGTCAGACGACCATCACCAGACAACTGCGGCAGTACTCCTTGAAAATCCGTCAGGAGATCGAGCTGGTTGCCCACCTGCAGCAAAAGCTGCTGCCGGACAAAAGTCCGCTCATTCCCGGCATCCGCATTGAAAGCATCTACAATCCTTCGGGGCATGCCAGCGGAGACTATTATGACTACTTTACGTTACCGGACAACCGCACGCTTCGGGCCATCATAGCCGACGTCTCAGGGCATGGCGCCCGGGCCGCCTTCATCATGGGCATAGTCCGCACCTTGTTCCGGCTTACCCAGTCCCGGTCCATGCCCTTGAACGACACCATATTATTGATCAACAAACACCTGTTGGACACTATCGGCACCGAAGTTGATTTTGTAACGCTTTTCTGCATTGATCTGGATACGCAGAACAATACGCTGGAATACATCAATGCAGGCCACTGTCCGGCCATTTTACGCCACTCCGACGGCGAAACCGAGATTCTGCATTCGAATATCCCGCTGCTGGGCTTCTTCGATATCCAGCCGGAATCCCTGCAATGCCGATTTGAGCAAGGCGACAGATTGCTAATGTATACAGATGGTTTTTTCGACTGGCAGATGCCGGACGGCGAACTCTTCACCCTTTCCCATTTCCTCGAGCTTGTTTCCGATCTCATGTCCGTACAGTCGGATTATGTAGATTCATTACAAAATAGCTTGACGCTTGAGGCCGGTGGAAAGCAGAATTTCCGAGATGATGTAACAGCACTCTGGATTGCAATGGGGTAA
- a CDS encoding STAS domain-containing protein: protein MDSLTPIQQGTTLLVHFNGEVTLSSASSLRAEVESYMEQNKIDHLVIDMQHVDFIDSSGVGMLVALKTQMASRSKSLFLLNPSGQVRSTIDLVHLSSFFQILEGDDEILDLLPE from the coding sequence ATGGATTCGTTAACTCCTATTCAACAGGGAACAACTCTGCTTGTCCACTTCAACGGAGAAGTGACGCTGAGTTCCGCCTCAAGCCTTCGGGCTGAGGTTGAATCGTATATGGAACAGAATAAAATTGACCACCTGGTCATAGACATGCAGCATGTCGACTTCATAGACAGCTCGGGCGTGGGCATGCTTGTCGCCCTGAAAACCCAAATGGCCAGCCGCAGCAAGTCGCTGTTTCTTCTCAATCCGTCTGGTCAGGTCCGTTCCACCATTGATCTGGTACACTTGAGCAGCTTCTTCCAGATTCTGGAAGGAGACGATGAAATCCTGGATTTGCTGCCGGAATAA
- a CDS encoding MinD/ParA family protein: MRINRTLSVSVLSGKGGVGKSNIALNLGYCMFRGGFPLLLMDCDLGLANLDVLLGIAPEYNMQNLLDSDMNPREIAIHIENGGFDFLPAASGVPELVEMDSDLRAMLFRKLAPLFADYDYLFMDIGAGINPTVLAFGAMTHVRLVIVTPEPTSLTDSYALMKVLSTQHGVKDFYVIVNQVEDKREEEITFKRLAAACDKFLGFTPTLLGGIRSDKMVTESVRRQKPLLKMAPTSPAAQDLFALAVKLQRLRVSMRDQIASGPFLIEG; the protein is encoded by the coding sequence ATGCGCATTAACAGAACTCTCAGCGTTTCCGTACTCAGCGGCAAAGGCGGCGTGGGTAAATCAAACATCGCCCTCAACCTCGGATACTGCATGTTCCGCGGCGGCTTCCCTTTGCTGCTCATGGACTGTGACCTCGGCCTGGCAAATCTGGACGTGCTTCTGGGCATCGCCCCCGAATACAACATGCAGAACTTGCTGGACTCCGACATGAACCCCAGAGAAATCGCCATACATATCGAGAATGGCGGCTTCGACTTCCTGCCTGCCGCCTCCGGCGTGCCGGAACTGGTGGAAATGGATTCAGACCTGCGCGCCATGCTGTTCCGCAAGCTCGCCCCCCTGTTCGCCGACTATGACTATCTCTTCATGGACATTGGCGCAGGCATTAATCCGACGGTACTCGCTTTCGGTGCCATGACCCATGTACGCCTTGTCATCGTCACACCTGAACCGACCTCGCTGACGGACAGCTATGCCCTCATGAAGGTGCTCTCCACCCAGCACGGCGTGAAGGACTTCTACGTGATCGTGAACCAGGTCGAAGACAAGCGGGAAGAGGAGATCACCTTCAAGCGCCTTGCCGCCGCCTGTGATAAATTCCTCGGTTTTACGCCCACCCTTCTGGGAGGTATCCGTAGCGACAAGATGGTGACGGAATCTGTAAGACGCCAGAAGCCCCTGCTGAAAATGGCCCCCACTTCTCCCGCAGCGCAGGACCTGTTTGCTCTTGCCGTCAAGTTGCAGAGACTGCGCGTTTCCATGCGCGACCAAATCGCGAGCGGACCTTTTTTGATCGAGGGGTAG
- the prfB gene encoding peptide chain release factor 2 (programmed frameshift) — MLHLADLRTQSQALFEQFSTLWRRLDLEAAKNRLDEIEKQLSSPGAWDKPEKLTPVLQEKSGLEAEISRLEALKQAKEDLEEWLLLAEDDQSAEILETLEAQTQLLEELLQITEMNMLLSAPEDSKDAILEIHPGAGGTEAQDWAQMLLRMYVRWADAQGFKAEYLDFLDGDEAGIKSVTLRIRGTNTYGLLKGERGIHRLIRISPFDSSGRRHTSFASVDVIPDAGDDIVVDVKEADLRIDFFRSSGPGGQSVNTTSSAVRITHIPTGTVAQCQNEKSQHANRDSAMQILKARLYDLELRKRQDERQAEYANKMDISFGSQIRTYTLQPYRLVKDHRTNSEMGDVEAVLNGKIDVFLRDFLLYLHAEN; from the exons ATGTTGCACCTTGCCGATCTGCGTACGCAAAGCCAAGCCCTCTTCGAACAGTTCTCCACGTTGTGGAGGCGTCTT GACCTCGAGGCAGCGAAAAACCGCCTCGATGAGATAGAGAAACAGCTTTCCAGTCCCGGCGCATGGGACAAGCCGGAAAAGCTAACGCCCGTGCTGCAGGAAAAAAGCGGCCTTGAAGCAGAAATAAGTCGTCTGGAAGCGCTCAAGCAGGCCAAGGAAGATCTTGAAGAATGGCTGCTGCTTGCAGAAGATGATCAGAGCGCAGAAATCCTTGAAACGCTTGAGGCGCAGACCCAGCTGCTTGAAGAACTGCTGCAGATCACTGAAATGAACATGCTGCTTTCCGCGCCGGAAGATTCCAAGGATGCGATTCTTGAAATCCACCCCGGTGCAGGCGGCACCGAAGCACAGGACTGGGCCCAGATGCTGCTGCGCATGTATGTGCGCTGGGCAGACGCGCAAGGGTTCAAGGCCGAGTACCTCGACTTTCTGGACGGCGATGAAGCAGGCATCAAGAGTGTCACCCTGCGTATCCGCGGCACGAATACCTATGGCCTGCTTAAAGGCGAGAGAGGCATCCATCGCCTCATCCGCATCTCCCCGTTCGACTCATCCGGCAGGCGGCACACGTCATTTGCTTCGGTGGATGTCATTCCCGATGCCGGAGACGATATCGTCGTGGACGTGAAGGAAGCAGATCTGCGTATCGACTTCTTCCGTTCCAGCGGTCCCGGTGGACAGAGCGTTAACACCACCAGCTCGGCGGTGCGCATCACCCACATTCCCACGGGAACCGTGGCCCAGTGCCAGAACGAAAAGTCGCAGCACGCGAACCGCGATTCCGCCATGCAGATTCTCAAAGCCAGATTGTATGATCTGGAATTGCGTAAAAGGCAGGACGAACGCCAGGCAGAATATGCCAACAAGATGGACATCAGCTTCGGCAGCCAGATTCGTACCTACACGCTCCAGCCATACCGGTTGGTCAAAGACCACCGGACAAACTCGGAAATGGGAGATGTCGAAGCCGTTCTGAACGGCAAGATCGACGTATTCCTGAGAGATTTCCTTTTGTACCTCCATGCAGAAAACTAA
- a CDS encoding long-chain-fatty-acid--CoA ligase: MSEQTPSYAFPWLAHYDDGVPASIEYEKLPLYAYLDRAAANHPNRTAIIFRNKKITYKKLQVMAETVAANLRRHGVEPGDRVSIMMPNLPQTVAAFWGVLKAGAVVVMTNPLYMEKELVHQIEDSGAKHMIALDLVWPKLEKLRDKLPIKKYFITRISESLGFPLNLLYTVKSKRDASFQNIPFDGKTILPWKQLAEGKDRLSAPIADPTETLALLQYTGGTTGIAKGVMLTHYNLGVNAQQCNAMLKKLASEHHTFLGILPYFHVFGLTVCLVFPTLLASTVIPFPRFVPKDVLDGIQKYKPTIFPGAPSVYIALMQQKEISKYDLTCIRYCISGSSPMPVEQMKRFAALTGASIIEGFGLTEASPVTHLNPIDSVHKIGSIGVPFPDTEARIVDMELGFVPVPAGKIGELVIRGPQVMKGYWNRPDETASTLRNGWLYTGDIANMDEDGYFFIVDRKKDMIIVGGYNVYPREIDEVLYEHPKVQEAVTVGVPHPTRGEIIKAYVVPKAGEKLTKGEIIAHCREQLANYKLPKQVEFREELPKTIVGKVLRRALRAEEEQRISEAEAEAAHEEKASMANFLVADDLVPEDAAPKSKQAAESKANVTTAKEDSAESDTESDNK, from the coding sequence ATGAGCGAGCAGACCCCCTCCTACGCATTTCCCTGGCTGGCCCATTACGACGATGGTGTTCCCGCATCCATTGAATACGAAAAGCTTCCCCTGTACGCCTACCTCGACAGGGCGGCAGCCAATCACCCCAACCGGACTGCCATTATCTTCCGCAACAAGAAGATCACCTACAAAAAGCTTCAGGTCATGGCGGAAACCGTTGCCGCCAACCTGCGCCGCCATGGGGTAGAACCGGGTGACAGGGTATCCATCATGATGCCCAACCTGCCGCAGACCGTTGCCGCCTTCTGGGGCGTGCTCAAAGCAGGTGCCGTTGTCGTCATGACAAACCCGCTTTACATGGAGAAGGAGCTGGTGCACCAGATCGAGGATTCTGGCGCCAAGCACATGATCGCCCTTGATCTTGTATGGCCAAAGCTGGAAAAGCTGCGCGACAAACTCCCCATCAAGAAATATTTCATCACCAGAATTTCCGAGAGTCTCGGCTTTCCTCTCAACCTGCTTTATACGGTCAAGTCCAAGCGTGATGCCTCCTTCCAGAATATTCCCTTCGACGGCAAAACCATTCTGCCCTGGAAGCAGCTTGCCGAAGGCAAAGACAGACTCAGCGCGCCCATTGCGGACCCGACAGAGACGTTGGCACTGCTGCAGTACACAGGCGGCACCACCGGCATTGCCAAGGGCGTAATGCTCACGCACTACAACCTCGGCGTCAACGCCCAGCAGTGCAACGCCATGCTCAAAAAGCTGGCAAGCGAGCACCACACGTTCCTCGGCATTCTGCCCTATTTCCATGTTTTCGGCCTGACGGTCTGCCTCGTCTTCCCCACGCTGCTTGCCTCCACGGTCATTCCCTTCCCGCGTTTCGTGCCGAAGGATGTGCTGGACGGCATACAGAAGTACAAGCCCACCATCTTCCCCGGTGCGCCTTCCGTATACATAGCCCTCATGCAGCAGAAAGAGATTTCCAAGTACGATCTTACGTGCATTCGCTACTGTATTTCCGGCTCTTCGCCCATGCCTGTGGAACAGATGAAACGCTTTGCCGCGCTCACCGGAGCCAGCATCATTGAAGGCTTCGGCCTGACCGAGGCATCGCCCGTCACCCACCTGAACCCCATAGACAGCGTGCACAAGATCGGCTCAATCGGTGTCCCCTTCCCGGATACCGAAGCCCGCATCGTGGACATGGAACTGGGCTTCGTACCGGTGCCTGCCGGAAAAATCGGTGAACTCGTCATCCGCGGTCCCCAGGTGATGAAAGGCTACTGGAACCGTCCCGACGAAACCGCATCAACCCTGCGTAACGGCTGGCTCTATACCGGCGACATCGCCAACATGGATGAGGACGGCTACTTCTTCATCGTGGACCGCAAGAAAGACATGATCATTGTCGGCGGATACAACGTCTATCCGCGCGAAATCGACGAAGTGCTGTACGAGCATCCCAAGGTTCAGGAAGCTGTCACAGTAGGCGTCCCTCACCCCACCCGCGGCGAGATTATCAAAGCCTACGTGGTACCCAAGGCAGGCGAGAAGCTTACCAAAGGCGAAATCATCGCACACTGCCGCGAGCAGCTTGCCAACTACAAGCTGCCCAAACAAGTCGAGTTCCGGGAAGAGCTTCCCAAGACCATTGTCGGCAAAGTGTTACGCAGAGCCCTGCGTGCCGAAGAAGAGCAACGTATTTCCGAAGCCGAGGCAGAAGCTGCACATGAGGAAAAGGCCAGCATGGCCAACTTCCTGGTTGCCGACGACCTTGTGCCCGAAGATGCTGCACCAAAGTCCAAACAAGCTGCTGAATCCAAAGCTAATGTCACCACTGCCAAAGAAGACAGCGCTGAAAGCGATACTGAATCCGATAACAAATAG
- a CDS encoding HU family DNA-binding protein, translating to MNKSELIKTLSDENNISIEEATTVVNIFVDSMKSALANGDRVEIRGFGSFKLKDYGGYTGRNPKTGEVVKVKPKQLPFFRAGKELKEFLNE from the coding sequence ATGAACAAAAGCGAACTCATCAAGACCCTGTCCGATGAAAACAACATCTCCATCGAAGAGGCGACCACCGTGGTCAACATCTTCGTGGACAGCATGAAGTCCGCCCTTGCCAATGGAGACCGCGTTGAAATTCGCGGCTTCGGCAGCTTCAAACTCAAGGATTACGGCGGATACACCGGACGCAACCCCAAAACCGGCGAAGTAGTGAAGGTGAAACCTAAACAGCTCCCCTTCTTCAGGGCCGGCAAGGAACTCAAAGAATTTCTCAATGAGTAG
- a CDS encoding DUF342 domain-containing protein, with the protein MSQLLVHYFDPDFDHMHLTPKESSNGKVDHYNLGYVQNVVAGQVLAEVIAQDTPPPQGSKAPRPLRDNKLPIGPNTAQNPVKPTQIIAASNGYVFYHEDLITVKKLLNVRRDVDFHTGNIVFVGDICVHGTIRSGFNVQGNNILVKQTVEGAHIEAFGSFTSENGIKGGKTAHISAKNDIRIPFIENATLIAGGDILIEGSCMHTDVWVQGNLAVKGRLNGGTVYANRIVYVQDQLGGGISTITSIVMGYDPLHFYNLRAADEGIRKLDAIVDSLSIQCAKSDVHRAEYGSKLEQARTRLKALHKKREALWAQMNSESDLRKCRIIVPGQLRPGVEISIGGAYCIINDFMENVCISYRDDEIVFDSPAIVKK; encoded by the coding sequence ATGTCTCAATTATTAGTACATTACTTCGATCCCGATTTCGATCACATGCACCTCACTCCAAAGGAGTCATCCAACGGAAAGGTTGATCATTATAATTTGGGGTATGTGCAGAATGTCGTCGCCGGCCAGGTTCTGGCAGAAGTAATAGCGCAGGACACCCCGCCGCCTCAGGGCTCCAAGGCGCCAAGACCGCTGAGGGACAACAAACTGCCAATAGGACCGAACACGGCACAAAACCCCGTAAAACCAACACAAATCATTGCAGCATCCAACGGTTATGTCTTCTATCATGAAGATCTCATTACCGTTAAAAAGCTGTTGAATGTGCGCAGGGACGTGGATTTTCATACGGGCAACATCGTGTTTGTCGGGGATATTTGCGTTCATGGAACCATCCGGTCCGGATTCAACGTGCAGGGCAACAACATTCTAGTCAAACAGACTGTGGAAGGGGCTCACATTGAAGCCTTTGGAAGCTTTACTTCAGAAAATGGCATAAAAGGCGGAAAAACGGCACATATCTCTGCTAAAAACGACATCCGCATCCCCTTCATCGAAAACGCCACCCTCATCGCAGGGGGCGATATCCTGATTGAAGGCTCCTGCATGCATACCGACGTATGGGTGCAAGGGAATCTTGCTGTCAAAGGGCGACTGAACGGAGGAACCGTATACGCCAACCGCATTGTATATGTTCAGGACCAGCTGGGGGGCGGCATCAGCACCATTACCAGCATTGTCATGGGTTATGACCCCTTGCACTTTTATAACCTACGCGCAGCGGATGAAGGCATCAGGAAACTGGATGCCATAGTAGACAGCCTGAGTATTCAATGTGCGAAAAGCGATGTGCATCGCGCTGAATATGGAAGCAAACTGGAACAGGCCCGCACCCGCCTGAAAGCGTTGCATAAAAAGCGGGAAGCACTCTGGGCCCAGATGAACAGCGAATCGGATTTACGCAAGTGCCGCATCATCGTCCCGGGTCAGCTTCGCCCCGGAGTCGAAATTAGTATTGGCGGCGCCTATTGCATTATCAACGACTTCATGGAAAACGTCTGCATCTCATATCGGGATGATGAAATCGTCTTTGATTCACCAGCCATAGTCAAAAAGTAG
- the dtd gene encoding D-aminoacyl-tRNA deacylase — translation MKLLIQRAKQGQVSVDNAVIGKIDTGLVVLVGFGQHDDETLPSRKIWQTLLSKMLELRIFPDSAGKMNLSLLEYGGKVLLIPQFTLYADARKGRRPSFTDACPPQTAEQLFGRFVQDVRSAMPQPDTDVQCGRFGAEMDVSLTNWGPVTISLTDTDFVKP, via the coding sequence ATGAAATTGCTCATCCAACGTGCCAAGCAAGGGCAGGTTTCCGTGGATAATGCCGTTATCGGCAAGATAGACACCGGACTCGTCGTGCTGGTCGGTTTCGGCCAGCACGACGATGAAACGCTGCCGAGCAGGAAAATATGGCAAACCCTGTTGAGCAAGATGCTGGAACTGCGTATATTTCCGGATAGTGCTGGCAAAATGAATCTGAGCCTGCTGGAATATGGCGGGAAGGTTTTGCTCATTCCGCAGTTCACGCTCTATGCCGATGCACGGAAAGGCAGGCGTCCTTCCTTTACCGATGCCTGCCCCCCGCAAACAGCAGAACAGCTCTTTGGGCGCTTTGTGCAGGATGTACGCAGCGCCATGCCGCAGCCCGATACAGACGTCCAATGCGGACGCTTCGGAGCAGAAATGGATGTTTCTCTCACGAACTGGGGACCGGTAACCATATCACTGACGGATACAGACTTCGTGAAACCATGA